The Primulina huaijiensis isolate GDHJ02 chromosome 17, ASM1229523v2, whole genome shotgun sequence genome window below encodes:
- the LOC140963062 gene encoding uncharacterized protein, translating to MAKIGEGDKRWIVEDRADGANVHNWHWAETDCLDWSRNFLTNLLCNKTILSGEGNLYIKTKNIEKLEGEAYLNVRKGKVIPGYELNLVLSYEAEVKDSDGSSVILNTEGTVELPYIADENSGEDPEIRITVKDDGPVGKRVKEAFLAKGKPFVFEKVKDFVIAMAKGGPAKDDLEVKKVTVKKPTSDYGSAASSGNVSASNSGSSVKESKKKQEKRNEGFKTITMTEKFNCRAKDLYEILMDENRWKGFTQSNARISKEVGGEFSIFDGSVTGKNVELLEGKLIVQNWRFGSWPDGIQSKVRLSFDEPESGVTVVKLTHTDVPEEDRYGNSTVVENTEKGWREIIFHRIRTVFGFGI from the exons ATGGCCAAAATCGGTGAGGGCGACAAACGCTGGATCGTGGAAGACCGCGCCGATGGCGCCAACGTCCACAACTGGCACTGGGCAGAAACCGATTGCCTCGATTGGTCCCGAAATTTCCTCACCAACCTCCTGTGCAACAAAACAATCCTTTCTGGCGAAGGAAATCTCTACATCAAAACCAAGAACATCGAAAAACTCGAAGGAGAAGCATACCTCAACGTTCGAAAGGGGAAAGTAATACCTGGGTATGAGTTAAATTTGGTTCTTTCTTACGAGGCTGAGGTCAAAGATTCCGACGGTAGTTCTGTGATTTTGAATACTGAGGGTACTGTTGAGCTGCCTTACATAGCCGATGAGAATTCTGGCGAGGATCCCGAGATTAGAATTACTGTAAAAGATGATGGGCCGGTTGGGAAAAGGGTGAAGGAAGCATTTCTTGCGAAAGGGAAGCCGTTTGTGTTTGAGAAAGTTAAAGATTTTGTGATTGCAATGGCCAAAGGTGGGCCTGCTAAGGATGATTTGGAAGTTAAGAAAGTAACAGTGAAAAAACCAACTTCTGATTATGGGTCTGCTGCTAGTTCGGGTAATGTTTCGGCCAGTAACAGTGGCTCAAGTGTTAAGGAGAGTAAGAAGAAGCaggagaagagaaatgagggGTTTAAGACAATTACTATGACTGAAAAGTTTAATTGTCGAGCTAAGGATTTGTACGAGATTTTAATGGATGAGAATAGGTGGAAGGGGTTTACTCAAAGCAATGCTCGGATAAGTAAGGAGGTGGGAGGGGAGTTTAGTATCTTTGATGGTTCAGTGACGGGGAAAAACGTTGAGTTGCTGGAGGGAAAGTTGATTGTTCAGAACTGGCGATTTGGTAGCTGGCCTGATGGAATCCAGTCAAAG GTGCGCCTTAGCTTTGACGAGCCTGAATCTGGAGTGACAGTTGTCAAGCTCACACACACTGATGTACCTGAAGAAGACAG ATATGGCAATTCAACTGTGGTGGAAAATACTGAGAAGGGATGGAGAGAGATCATATTCCACAGAATAAGGACAGTTTTTGGCTTTGGAATATGA